The Methanosarcina acetivorans C2A genome includes the window TGGTGATGTACTGTTTGGTATGTTTTTTACCAAAACAGCTGCATGTTCGCGATTTGTGTGTTTGAGCGTTATGTATTTAAACATAACGGTATCATCTGTCTCATAACTCATCTGGCTTCCCAAATATGTTATTTTTTCTCTTCAGGTACTTCGTTATGTTTATATAAACATATCTACTTTTCTACCTTGAATTCAAATTTTGCAGTATTCTTTTTTAGTGGAAACGTCTATTGATGCTGTTTATTCCTTCTGGACTTTCTTTTTACCTCCCGGACATTTTCTCTTTCTAATTTGTGGGTGTTTCTAATTTGTTAATAGATATTTATTTATAGTATTAAATAGGAAATAGGAAACTGTATTCCTTAATATAAAGCTTAGTTATGTTTGATTAAACATAACACTTTATGGTCTATATGTGGAGGTGTGTAACTGGAGTAGGTCTACAGAAAAAGTATTTTCATTCTGTCGGATATGGCGATCAGTTGTTCCGAATTCGATATTCAAATAAGTAAGTTCTGAGTTTTGAGATTCGATTTGCAAAAAGTATTGGAGAGTTGTAATTGACAAGAAAAATTGCTTTTTACGGGAAAGGTGGTATTGGAAAATCCACCACTCAACAAAATACTGCAGCGGCTATGGCATATTATCATGGCAAAAATGTTTTCATCCACGGGTGTGATCCCAAAGCAGACTGTACTCGTTTGGCCCTTGGAGGCGTACCCCAGACCACAATAATGGATACGCTCAGGGAACTGGGAGAAGAAGCCGTAACAGTTGATAATGTAGTTAACACCGGTTTCAAAGGAATCAGATGTGTTGAATCCGGAGGTCCGGAACCGGGTGTTGGGTGTGCTGGCAGGGGTGTAATCACTGCTATTAACCTTATGGAGGAGTTGGGAGCCTATTCCGATGACCTGGATTTTGTTCACTTTGACGTGCTTGGCGACGTTGTCTGCGGCGGATTTGCAATGCCAATTCGGGAGGGTAAAGCTCAGGAAGTATACATAGTCGCTTCGGGAGAAATGATGGCGACTTATGCAGCAAATAATATCTGCAAAGGTCTGCTGAAGTATGCAGAACAGAGCGGGGTGAGATTGGGTGGAATCATTTGTAACAGCCGTAAGGTCGATAATGAGCTGGAAATGATGGAGGAGTTTGTTTCCGCGCTTGGAACACAGCTGATACACTTTGTGCCAAGAGATAACATTGTTCAAAAGGCGGAGTTTAATAAAAAGACAGTTGTGGAGTTCGACCCGGAATGCAACCAGGCAAAAGAATACGGAAAACTTGCCAAGAAAATTCTTGAGAATGATATGTTCGTGATCCCCAAACCGTTAAGTATGGATCAACTGGAGAAAATGGTGGCAAGATACGGTCTTATGGATTAATTTTTCCAGGGAAGGTCGAAAAAATAGTTACTCCATATAAATAGTTACTCCATGTATTGTCTGGCCGAGAGAATAAAATAACTGACTACTGGCAGAAGCCGGGTATTATCGCTTTAAAAACTTCTTATAGAAAGTAGAAGTTGGAAAAATACCTGGCAGAAGTCATTATTCCTTAATAAATATTTTCCAAAAAATCTTTTATCCGCTGAATATACCGGAAAATTGCTTATTTGCCTTTAATATGCCAGCAGGACTAAGTCGCTAATATCTTTCTTACTCAACTAGAACAAATATGCATAGGGTGTTCTTTAATGGATCAGGTTCGTTATACCCAGAGAAACTGTACAGATAAGGAGAAAATAGAATCATTTCTTTTGCAGGAAAGAACCGGTGTACTGGGGATGGTAAACGGTATTTTCCCTTATGCTGTCCCGATGAATTATGTATGGCACAAAGGTTCTGTTTATTTACATGGAATGGGATCAGGCAAAAAGGAAGAGATTCTTTCCCGGAGTCCGCCTGTTTGTTTCACGATATATAAGGAACATGGTACAGTGACCGACCCGGTTCCCTGCCATGCTGATACTGCATACATGAGCGTAATGATTTTCGGAAAGGCTGAAAAGGTGAGTGACCAGGAAGAAGCTGCTGAAGCCCTCTGGAAGCTGGTTAATAAATATATGCCAGGGTATTACAATAACCCTTTAACCGGTACTTTTGTTGAGAAGTATCGGTCATCACTTGACGAAAATCCTGTTTCTGTTTATCGAATAACTCCGCAGTGGATGACAGCCAAAGAAAACTCAGTGGAGTCCGAAAACCTGTTTAATTTGGAAATAAAATAATTATATGCCAGGTTCCATAAAGAGAAGGCGCTTTGGGGTAAAGCTCCAAAAACGCCTCTTGATACTGCCGTTATCAGCAATAAATCAGATAGTGGAGTCCACTATGGATTTGCTAGTCAGAGATTTTGTGCATTCATTATTCTGAGAGTCATGGATTTGCTGGTTAAAGATTTTGTGCATTCATTACTCTCATTCATTATTCTGAGAGTCACCTTATTTTGCAATTCACTCATGATTTCATACTTTAACCCAAAACCTGCTAATTCCGTGTCAAACCACTTCGGAATATGACTGAAAAGTATGTCCAGTTTGTTAAACCCTTTATCTTTTAGATAAGGAATTAAAATTTTCTTTGAACTCAAATCAGGATTTATTAACATGACTTCTTCCAGATTAAGGGAAAAATCACCTTTATTCACACCAGGTTTCAAAAATTGCATAATATCGAATCTGGAGGGTTCTTCCTGCCTCTTTTTAGCGATCTCAAGCATCCCTTTTTTGACGGAACCAAGAATATCCAGTACGCGATCTTCCACAAGGAATATATTAAGGCTTGCTGCTTGAAAAGCTCCGAAAGCTATCCCTGGAATGTCACTTGCAACCAATATCCTTACATCGTCAAGCTGCTTTACGGCATCTCCCACAGCTACCCGTACAGCAGAAATACCCTTCGCATCACAAACTTTGTTTTCAAAACGTTTAAGAATTTTCCATTCTCCTCCGTCTTCCTCATATACTGAAATAAATCCAGGTTCAAATATTGAACTCGTTTTTTGGTTATTGTCTTCCACAACTGCAATTTTCAAGATATTTCCTCCTTTCAGATTGGAAATTAGAGTATATTTATATTAAAACTAAAATAGTTATTTTCCTCTGAAACGTTCTGCTCCTTCACATAAGTTCCGAAGGGTTGTATTTCTTAAGTAAAATGATTCTAACTTTACAACAATTTAACATAAAGGTAAGATAACATAAAAACAGGCAGCTGATAAAAGCAGTGTAGATGCACCCCTGCATTTTTTGTTTCGCAAAGGAGCAAGAGGGCGAAAGCTTATCTTTTGCAATCGGATGCATCATCACATTTGAGTTTATGTTTACTGTTAATTGATCCTGCCAGAAATCAGTAACACTGTGAACTGGCAGACCCCAAAAAAATCTCAAGTGACTCTCACATGCTTGAGAGTTCAAAGGTTTTATTCAACGAATAAGCCTTACCATACATTCAATATCCATTCCCTGTCTTTCTTATATTCCATATCTGCGAAGAGCGTGTTTGCCATCTGTTCAGCAAGCCATATAGCGCCTTCATATCCAACAACTGGATGGCGGTACATCCCTGCACGATCAAAAGTGGGGAAACCCACACGTACCATAGGGATATTGTTGTCGATAGCAGTCCATCGACCCTTGGAATGCCCCATAATCAAATCAAGTTCAATTTCCTTATCCTTGATCCTCCTTTCAAGTTCCCACATATCTGCATTCATAATAATCTCCATATCGAAATCGACTTTTTCCTGCAATTCTTTGATGCGTGGATCATCCGGATAAGTTTTGTTGTCATCTCCAAGAAGAAGAACCATAGGTTTCATCTCCATATCGAGGCAGAATTCAGCAAGACCAATGACAAGGTCTGGATTTCCGTATATAGCAACCTTCTTGTCTGCGAAAAACATGTGAGTAAGGTCAGTAATTGCATCGATTGCAATTCCTCTTTCGCAAACAAGTGATTCTGGAATTGGTTTTCCTGTCATTTTCTTCAAATTTTGCAGGAAAGTATCCGTATTACGGATTCCGATCGGAGTCGGTCCTATGATTGCAGGAACATCAAATTCGCTTTCAAGATATTTGGCGGCTTTTGCACCTTCATATCTGTTCAGTGCAATTGTTCCTGTTGCATTTGCAGTTCCGGTCAGATCTTCTATCGTTGTACTGCCATGGGCAACTCCACTTTTATCCGGCATCAAAGGAGAATCAAAGCTTTCGATTTCGAAAAGGACTGTTGCATCGATGTCCATTGCTGACAAAAGATGCTTGAGTGCAGTAACATCTCCAGGATTGACCCATCCGGTGATCAGGTTGATTTTTCCATTAGGTTTATCTTTTTTGGCAAATTCCTTTACTATATCATGGACCGCCACATCATAGCCAGTTACCATACTTCCTTTAAAACTTGGAGTATGGATAGGAATAAGGTGTACCTCCCGATCTGCATATTTCTCTTTCAGAAGCTTTTTGTTTAGTTTCCGAATAAGACCGTCAATATCATCTCCAATAACTTCAGTCGAGCACGTCGTGATGATTGGTACAACCTTCACACGTGGGTACCTCGTCAAGAGCACATCGACAGCCTCTTCAACTCTATTGAGAGCTCCAAATACTGCACCGTCCTCATGTAGAGATGAGGATGCGATCTCGAAGCTATCCTTGAAATGCTGTGCGAGTAGCATACGGACGAACATTACGCATCCCTGCCCTCCATGAACGATTGCGATACAGTCCTTTATTCCTATACTGGCATACTGTGCTCCGCAGGGCTGGCATGTGAATATAGGGTTGATAATTCCCGGACGTTCTCGTTCTTTTAGTTCACAAGACATAATATTTCCTTTTCCTCAATAGAGCGGGTTAGTGAGTTCTTGATTAAGTGACCCGTTAATAGTTAAGTAGTCGATACGGTCTTTTAGCCCCTGCATAAGCAGCTTGATATCTTTTTTTTCCATCGTGCCCAGCCAGGGGTACGTCTTTTTGAAACCATTAGCCAGATACACAGCATCTACCCAATAGCATCTATCTGAAGGCGTGCTGAGATCAACAGGTTCGTCACACAGTAATTGCATGGTTTTCGTAAGGATCCCTTCATTTTGTCTCTCTCTGTCCCAGGAACGTGAATGAAACTGCCACAGGCACCATTTCATAATAAAATCTACAAGCTGCTCTATTCTATCTTTCATAACGTCGTCCATTTATGACCTCACCCTCTTTCTATTATGCCGTACCAAGCTGTTGTGATTCAAGCTTCGGATACGTTTTTCCACGCAATCTTGTAACAATATCCCAGTCGCCAGTATACGGTCTCTCCTCAGATGGAGTTGTTCTGTCATCAACAATATTTACATCAGAAATCATTTGTCTGGTCAAGAATCCTTTATCAGTGGGAATCTCATCCTTACTTATGTCCATGCCAGAAAGCTGGTGAATTGGCGAATATATTGCATTGTAAAGATCCCTGGCAAGCCTGACCCATCCTTCATACCCTTTATATGGGCCATTGTGATATCCGTGAATATTGAGATATGGGATCCTCATCTTTTTGGAGACCTCTCCCGGACGAACACCTGTAAGGACACAATCGGGTTGTAACATCTCCATAGCTTCCAGCCCTTCAAGTTCATTAGGATCGTCAATTGCAAGTGCTCCTTCACTGCACCGAGCAACACCCTTTTCAAAGTCTCCCTGATGGCCGAATTTTGAATACACTGAGACAACCTTAACTCCCATTTCCTCTTCAATTACATGTGCCCAATGCCAGAGCTTAGAACCACCAGGCCAGAGACAGATCTTTTTTCCTTTCAGACGTTTAGCATACCAGTTGAGTTCCGGTCTCCATCTGGCGGTTTCTTCGTCTATTATAGCCTGTGCTTCTTTTTCAAGTCCGAAAAACATGGCTACTTTCATAAGTGATGCCGACAGCGGTTCAAAACCATATCCATCGATATCAAGGCGTGGGGTCCCATATCTTTTTCTGAGCTCGTTACAGATGTACTCAGCAGAACGTGCACATTCAAGCACATTGAGGTGGGCCAGATGCATACCCCTCAGATCGTCGTAGGATCCGTTCCCGGTAAAGGTGGAAAGAACCTGAATCCCCATTCTCTGGAAATAATCCACCATGATTTCCGCATCACCCTGAATATTATAGTCACCAACGTAATTGATAACATATTTACTTTTTATCTCAGGTTCATATGTTCCAACTTTTTGATCTATCCAGGCAATATTGATTTTGTGATGTCCTCCAGATTGGCTGGGCCCTCCAAAACCTGGGGCATTACAGACAAAAATGTCTACATCTGGCATTTCGGCCATCACTTTTTTAGCAACTGCAGCGATATCGTCTCCAATAAGTGCAGAAGCGCAAGTTTGGTAGATAGTCATTCTTTTGATGTGGGGAAAAGCCTTGAAACAATCAATAATATTCTGTTTAAGCATTTTTTCAGCGCCGAATACGACGTGTTTTTCCTTCATATCAGTTGCAAAGGTATATTTAAGCTGAAAATTGTCGTTATCGCTGATGTAACGCTTAGTATGCCAGGTATCGTAGGTGCATCCAACCGGACCATGGCTTACATGAATGACATCCTTCATGGGTGCGCCTATAACATGTTTTGCACCACAGTAAGCGCATCCTCTTTCTGAAATCGTCCCAGGAATTGTGTTGAGGTATCCAAGGGGAAGACAGGACGTCAAATCTTCACCTGGACCTTTTATAACAGCGTGCATCGCCCTTTCGGGAATACATTCGCTACATTCAAAAGTATGATATGGCATCGGTTTGTTTCTCCTTATTTTTTCTTCTTATTTTTATAGAAGGGCACTATCTCCCTGGTCGTCTGTTCTCACTCGAATGGCATTATCCACCGGACAGATGAAAACTCTCCCGTCGCCAATCTGAGCTGTTTGATTGACTTTAATTATTGTGTCAACAGCAGTATCGACATCTTCATCACTGACGATTAAATACAGCAGACGTTTGGGAATAAATTCCATATATTTCATTCCAGCCAACAAGCCCTGATCCAAAAGACCGGGACGAATATCAATGTTGAGCTCTTCTGCAATACCTCGTTGCTTGCCTCGTCCAAATACCGGGACTACAGTTACACTCGGGATTCCAAGTTCCACAAGAGCTTCCTTTGTAGGTTCAACTTTTTTTGGACGAATTATTGCAATTATTTCTTTCAAAGCGGCACCTCTTTTAAAGCCCTGAAACTCCAGTACGTATCGTGTACGCGTCGTCAACAGGAGTTATAAAAATTTTACCATCCCCACAATTGCCTGTGTACGCTTTGTATTTAATAAGTTTAGCAACTTCTTCAACAGACTTATCTTCAACGACTAGCATTATCACTGTTTTAGGAAGTTCATCATAATGTATTATTCCTACTGTAATTCCTTTTTGTTTCCCACGACCAAATACATCTATTTTTGTCAGTGAGAAAAAACCAGCCCCTTCAAGTCCGTCGATAACATCATCAGCGGCTTCAGGACGTATTATAGCTTTGATCATTTTCACATTAATCCTCCTTTTTCCATCATGCTTCCAATATGGAATTTCATCCTACGGCAAAGCCTTGTATGCAGGCAATGAGGCATGCATACAGAGTGGAATTTTGCGCTTCAACATCCAATGTGCATAATTAACTTCTCTTTATTTTTCCTAACCTCCTTTGTAGCTATTAACTGAGATATGTTTAATAAAACATAACAAATATTTATATCAAAGGAAAACAGTTACCTATTTCCTATTTAATATTATAAATAGCTTTCTATTGACAAAAGAAAATTTAATCCTTATTTGTCGACGAAAGCCCTCTGGAACAAAATATGGTTATGTAATTCTAAACATAACGAATAATAACCATGAATTAAAAGTTCAGAGTCGGAAATAGCCAAAATGCTTCAAAAACATTCTAAATATGAAAACATTCTAAATATGCATTTGGGCCGTTATTGAGGAGAGTCCCCATTACTTCAAAAAGTTTCATAATACAAAAAATGTACTTTTTAATAAAATCAATTAGTTGCTTCGCTATTTTGAGCGGGGATTCCAATCACTTTTTAAATATGATTAATACTTAAACACCTTTTGTTTGAGAAATCATACCCAGAATCGATTTTTATCCATTAATAGAATTGCTATATTTCAATTGGGCACCATTTGTTACCTATATGATTCCAAAATTCTGCATTATTTTTATTGAGATAATTATTTCTCATGATATCGTT containing:
- the nifH gene encoding nitrogenase iron protein, whose protein sequence is MTRKIAFYGKGGIGKSTTQQNTAAAMAYYHGKNVFIHGCDPKADCTRLALGGVPQTTIMDTLRELGEEAVTVDNVVNTGFKGIRCVESGGPEPGVGCAGRGVITAINLMEELGAYSDDLDFVHFDVLGDVVCGGFAMPIREGKAQEVYIVASGEMMATYAANNICKGLLKYAEQSGVRLGGIICNSRKVDNELEMMEEFVSALGTQLIHFVPRDNIVQKAEFNKKTVVEFDPECNQAKEYGKLAKKILENDMFVIPKPLSMDQLEKMVARYGLMD
- the anfG gene encoding Fe-only nitrogenase subunit delta; its protein translation is MDDVMKDRIEQLVDFIMKWCLWQFHSRSWDRERQNEGILTKTMQLLCDEPVDLSTPSDRCYWVDAVYLANGFKKTYPWLGTMEKKDIKLLMQGLKDRIDYLTINGSLNQELTNPLY
- the anfO gene encoding Fe-only nitrogenase accessory protein AnfO, with amino-acid sequence MKIAVVEDNNQKTSSIFEPGFISVYEEDGGEWKILKRFENKVCDAKGISAVRVAVGDAVKQLDDVRILVASDIPGIAFGAFQAASLNIFLVEDRVLDILGSVKKGMLEIAKKRQEEPSRFDIMQFLKPGVNKGDFSLNLEEVMLINPDLSSKKILIPYLKDKGFNKLDILFSHIPKWFDTELAGFGLKYEIMSELQNKVTLRIMNESNECTKSLTSKSMTLRIMNAQNL
- a CDS encoding pyridoxamine 5'-phosphate oxidase family protein — translated: MDQVRYTQRNCTDKEKIESFLLQERTGVLGMVNGIFPYAVPMNYVWHKGSVYLHGMGSGKKEEILSRSPPVCFTIYKEHGTVTDPVPCHADTAYMSVMIFGKAEKVSDQEEAAEALWKLVNKYMPGYYNNPLTGTFVEKYRSSLDENPVSVYRITPQWMTAKENSVESENLFNLEIK
- a CDS encoding P-II family nitrogen regulator; its protein translation is MKEIIAIIRPKKVEPTKEALVELGIPSVTVVPVFGRGKQRGIAEELNIDIRPGLLDQGLLAGMKYMEFIPKRLLYLIVSDEDVDTAVDTIIKVNQTAQIGDGRVFICPVDNAIRVRTDDQGDSALL
- the anfK gene encoding Fe-only nitrogenase subunit beta, with translation MSCELKERERPGIINPIFTCQPCGAQYASIGIKDCIAIVHGGQGCVMFVRMLLAQHFKDSFEIASSSLHEDGAVFGALNRVEEAVDVLLTRYPRVKVVPIITTCSTEVIGDDIDGLIRKLNKKLLKEKYADREVHLIPIHTPSFKGSMVTGYDVAVHDIVKEFAKKDKPNGKINLITGWVNPGDVTALKHLLSAMDIDATVLFEIESFDSPLMPDKSGVAHGSTTIEDLTGTANATGTIALNRYEGAKAAKYLESEFDVPAIIGPTPIGIRNTDTFLQNLKKMTGKPIPESLVCERGIAIDAITDLTHMFFADKKVAIYGNPDLVIGLAEFCLDMEMKPMVLLLGDDNKTYPDDPRIKELQEKVDFDMEIIMNADMWELERRIKDKEIELDLIMGHSKGRWTAIDNNIPMVRVGFPTFDRAGMYRHPVVGYEGAIWLAEQMANTLFADMEYKKDREWILNVW
- a CDS encoding P-II family nitrogen regulator, which encodes MKMIKAIIRPEAADDVIDGLEGAGFFSLTKIDVFGRGKQKGITVGIIHYDELPKTVIMLVVEDKSVEEVAKLIKYKAYTGNCGDGKIFITPVDDAYTIRTGVSGL
- the anfD gene encoding nitrogenase iron-iron protein, alpha chain; the encoded protein is MPYHTFECSECIPERAMHAVIKGPGEDLTSCLPLGYLNTIPGTISERGCAYCGAKHVIGAPMKDVIHVSHGPVGCTYDTWHTKRYISDNDNFQLKYTFATDMKEKHVVFGAEKMLKQNIIDCFKAFPHIKRMTIYQTCASALIGDDIAAVAKKVMAEMPDVDIFVCNAPGFGGPSQSGGHHKINIAWIDQKVGTYEPEIKSKYVINYVGDYNIQGDAEIMVDYFQRMGIQVLSTFTGNGSYDDLRGMHLAHLNVLECARSAEYICNELRKRYGTPRLDIDGYGFEPLSASLMKVAMFFGLEKEAQAIIDEETARWRPELNWYAKRLKGKKICLWPGGSKLWHWAHVIEEEMGVKVVSVYSKFGHQGDFEKGVARCSEGALAIDDPNELEGLEAMEMLQPDCVLTGVRPGEVSKKMRIPYLNIHGYHNGPYKGYEGWVRLARDLYNAIYSPIHQLSGMDISKDEIPTDKGFLTRQMISDVNIVDDRTTPSEERPYTGDWDIVTRLRGKTYPKLESQQLGTA